TCTGTTCCTTGCTGTTGCGCCACCTGGGTATCGTAGCAATAGTATTTCCAGACGGTCACACGCACCGTCTTATCCGCCGTAATGGTTAAGGTTGTCTGCCGAAACGTTCCTGAATTGAACCAGAAATAGTCACGCTGGTCTCTGCGGAAATTGTTATTGGACCCATTGCCGGTCTCATGCAGCGATTCAGATACCACCTGTCCGAAGTTAAGCCGGTCTGCTTGATAGCAAAAATTATTGTCTTCGGCGAAAACAGTGGGAACAGTGCATAGCGATACGAGCAATACACCCATCACAATCCGCCACCACAGATTGTGAAGAAAACATCCCGTGAATTTCCTGTTTTCAGTGCTCCACTTAATCATGAATCGTCACCTGCAAAGTTCGTGACACATAGTCGGGGCTGGCTAGGTTGGCAAAGGTGGCCGTTGAGGTCAGCTGATAGACCTGATAGCTGGTCGCCCCTTCCGTGTAGCCACCAACGACCTGGCAGCTCACCGCCACAGGGACCTGATCAACAGCAAAAGTGTTATTGGCAAAGCAGGCGGAAGTATCGACCACCTGCTGAATGCCCCATTCGAGGCCGGAGCGCGATGCCTGATACACTTGGGCCTGCAGATAGGCCTGGGTGGTGGTGGCCTGCTGCACGGTGCTGAGCGAGACCATGTAGACGCCGAGCATCCCCAGCACCACCAGAATAAAGATGGCCTGAACCAGGGTAAATCCGTCTTGATTGGTCACGCTCTTCATCGTGTTTGTTCCCCAGTGTCCATCCATGAGTTAAGGCGCATTGTTAACGTGCACCTGGTGCATCAAAGTGATCCGTTCGCCTTCTTGCTCCAGCGCCAGCCGCAGGGTCACCAAACCGCTGTGGCTGGGAGTCCCCGGATCATAGGTGAAAGGATCAACCGGCGTGCCACCCGCATCGACAACCGTGACCAGATCGGTTGTCACCAGATCATAATTATCACCGGTAGCGGGCCCTGGTACTTGATTGATGGTGTACCCGGCATAGCGCCGTAATTGTCCCCCTGTAATCACATAGCTCACAGCTTGATCAATGACGAAAAACCGTTGCTGCGGTGATGACAATGGGAAAAAGGTGGCAGTGGCCAAGCGGATGAATCGCCGTGTGCCGCTGGTTTCTACGGCCTGAATTGCGGCTGTATTTGTTGCTGCATAGGCATTACACAGATTCGTACCACTGTCAGCGGTGAGATTGTAAATAGCGCACAAACAATTGGCCGCAGTATATTCCGTCGTATCCAGCGGACCGAGCACCTCAAAATAATCATCTGCCACATCAAAGCGCAGAATCGAATTGGCCACCAAGGTCAGATCGGTTTCCGCAGGATCGCTGGTCACACGGTAACGCCCGCCATCCACCACATGGAGAAATTCAATGCCGTTACCGCCGTTGAACACCCGCACACTGTTGGGCAGCGCGGCACGCAAATCGCGCTGCATACGGCGTAACGCCTGATCCGCCTGTCCAACCAACTGAGTTCGTCGATCTAGATCAATATAGCTCTGAATGGGTTGGCTGATAAACATGCCGCCCAATGACACCAGAATGCCGATAATAACGATGGTGACAACCAGTTCCACCAGGGTGAAGCCTGCCTGTGAATATCGGCCGGAAAAGCTCTGTGCGGTAAGAGTCCGATCAGTCATAGGCCGTCCGATACCCTGTTAAACTCAGGTTGACACCACTGTTGTGCTGCACGGTGACTGTAACTCTCTTCGCCGGAAGGGTCTGTCCAACCGGGCCGAAAGCCGCGACGTTGCTGACGGCAACGCTGACATCGTAGTTTTCCAGCCCGACAATTGAGGCTCCTTGTTGATCCTTGGCTCCACTGTCATTCAGGCCATTGTAATCATCAACATCATCGTAATCACTTCGACCGGCTTCAACACCACCACCGGGATCACTGTACGACTGAAGTAATATTTCTTCCAGATATGCTTCGCCAACAGCCACGGCCTGATACTCGATCATCGGATCGGCACTATGGCTAGTGGTGTAATTCATCACCAGCAACACGCCGCTCAACGCCACGGAGATAATAACGATGGATACAATCAACTCCACCAGCGTCACGCCCTGTTGGTTGCCCAGTAGCTGTTTTTTTCTCATCGCGTAACGCATCCGGTTTCTCCTACAACGGTGAGGCCGAGACCGGCCACATCAGCGAAATCCGTCACAGCATAAGCTGCATTTCGGGCGCGCCCCAAAGCATCAAACACAATGGTGGCTCCGGTCAGGGCAGTCGGTGAACTCTCGGTATAGAGATCGCCATCCGGGTGGGTTAACACGGTTGTCGTCGCCGGAACGCTGCCACAGGAGGCTGGTGTACTATGGCGATAAAGGGAAAAACCACTGCTGGTAATCTCAGCGCGAACATCACAGCCACTGGCCACGGCCCGGCTGTGGGCATACACCAGCGCCGTCGCCAACTGATCACGAAAGGCGCGCTCCTGATAATCACTTTGATCAAAAAAACGCGGGGCCATAACGGCCGATAGGATGCCGAGAATCACGATCACAACCACCAGTTCAACCAGTGTAAATCCATTCTGTGACGTGATGGTTCTGTTCATAGTTCCCGGCTTTCTAAGAAGGGAGTGGAGGCTGCCTCTCAGACAAACAAGGACAGCCTCCACATAACAAAACGACCAATGTTCTTACGACTTAGGCTGGCTTAGTATTCCCAATCAAAATCAGCATCGTTACTGCTGTCGGTATCGGCGTCAATGATGTTGGTATTGTCGTATTTTTCAAACACCAGGCCGACATCTTCCATCGTGCCGTCACCATCAATATCTTCCTGCACCACTTCAATCTCAAAGCGCAGGTAATCGGCGGTGGTCGGATCATTGACAATGTCGCCATTGCGCAACGTGTAATACAGATCGTGAGAGCCGTTGCCCTCATACCACACGCCTTTATCAGCAGGCACACTGTCGCCACGCCCTTCGTAAGGTTCCGGTACGGTGGACAGCAACGACATGGGGTACAAATTATCGGCCAGATCCTGCAGATCTTCCCCGGACACCAATGCCCGTGCCACGCGAATACCAAGCGCACTGCGGATGTTGCCCACCACCCCTTTGACGGAAGCGGCTTCGGCCTGCTTTTGCAGATCGAGAAATTTCGGCACGGCAACCGCAGCCAGCAAGGCCAGGATGACCATGACCACGACCAGTTCGATCAGTGTAAAACCCTTCTGGTTTCTCATTCAACGTTCTCCTGCTTTAGTTAATCCGTCAGCCAGCGTGTTGCCGAAGACGGTTGCAGCACCAGCCCGATCAACGTGTCCTGCTCTCCGGCAGACAACGGGCCACGAATCACCCGGATTTTCCAGCGCAATGTGGCTGGAGTTTCGGAACCACCGACAACCAGTTCATCGTCACGCAACACATACACCAGTTCGTGGCTATTTTTATCATCATACCAGCAACCACGGCGGTCGCTAGCACTCAGCACCCCCAAATAAGTTTCCGGGGGATCGAGCAATAGGTCGTGCATGGGATAAAGCGGTCGTGATCC
This DNA window, taken from Desulfuromonas acetoxidans DSM 684, encodes the following:
- a CDS encoding pilus assembly FimT family protein, with protein sequence MNRTITSQNGFTLVELVVVIVILGILSAVMAPRFFDQSDYQERAFRDQLATALVYAHSRAVASGCDVRAEITSSGFSLYRHSTPASCGSVPATTTVLTHPDGDLYTESSPTALTGATIVFDALGRARNAAYAVTDFADVAGLGLTVVGETGCVTR
- a CDS encoding prepilin-type N-terminal cleavage/methylation domain-containing protein, with the protein product MRYAMRKKQLLGNQQGVTLVELIVSIVIISVALSGVLLVMNYTTSHSADPMIEYQAVAVGEAYLEEILLQSYSDPGGGVEAGRSDYDDVDDYNGLNDSGAKDQQGASIVGLENYDVSVAVSNVAAFGPVGQTLPAKRVTVTVQHNSGVNLSLTGYRTAYD
- a CDS encoding PulJ/GspJ family protein — protein: MTDRTLTAQSFSGRYSQAGFTLVELVVTIVIIGILVSLGGMFISQPIQSYIDLDRRTQLVGQADQALRRMQRDLRAALPNSVRVFNGGNGIEFLHVVDGGRYRVTSDPAETDLTLVANSILRFDVADDYFEVLGPLDTTEYTAANCLCAIYNLTADSGTNLCNAYAATNTAAIQAVETSGTRRFIRLATATFFPLSSPQQRFFVIDQAVSYVITGGQLRRYAGYTINQVPGPATGDNYDLVTTDLVTVVDAGGTPVDPFTYDPGTPSHSGLVTLRLALEQEGERITLMHQVHVNNAP
- a CDS encoding prepilin-type N-terminal cleavage/methylation domain-containing protein, whose translation is MHRQRGFTLLELIVVIAIVIILASVVLPKFVGLMQQAEVSAVQGMIGQMRSALSLQMSRGLYRGDDLAAWAADGSRPLYPMHDLLLDPPETYLGVLSASDRRGCWYDDKNSHELVYVLRDDELVVGGSETPATLRWKIRVIRGPLSAGEQDTLIGLVLQPSSATRWLTD
- a CDS encoding type II secretion system protein, with amino-acid sequence MRNQKGFTLIELVVVMVILALLAAVAVPKFLDLQKQAEAASVKGVVGNIRSALGIRVARALVSGEDLQDLADNLYPMSLLSTVPEPYEGRGDSVPADKGVWYEGNGSHDLYYTLRNGDIVNDPTTADYLRFEIEVVQEDIDGDGTMEDVGLVFEKYDNTNIIDADTDSSNDADFDWEY